One Zootoca vivipara chromosome 9, rZooViv1.1, whole genome shotgun sequence DNA window includes the following coding sequences:
- the FGFBP1 gene encoding fibroblast growth factor-binding protein 1 produces MKVRHFAVVCALIVFSQMLQADCEIQKERRRGNGKGERPQPGSDNQNGRDQKTRGQKGSLKGKFVTKEKSECTWALNEAEVATLKIDCKRSESTFSCEFSGDPSSCPQYAQNKKVFWKQITRSLKRQKNICEDPKSILKSKICRKGPPAAHLRMVAPHTSREDKPVQHGRETPLEPDTPGTQPDKASSNCVEDVDYIDQRKVAEEHCSELWRSLCHFVISMIQDKKCK; encoded by the coding sequence ATGAAGGTCCGACATTTCGCTGTTGTGTGTGCCCTTATTGTGTTCTCCCAGATGCTACAAGCTGACTGTGAAATACAGAAAGAgaggagaaggggaaatgggaaaggTGAGAGGCCGCAGCCTGGCTCTGATAACCAGAATGGAAGAGATCAGAAAACCCGAGGTCAGAAGGGTTCACTTAAAGGCAAGTTCGTCACCAAAGAGAAGTCTGAGTGTACCTGGGCACTGAATGAAGCAGAGGTTGCTACCTTGAAAATTGATTGCAAAAGATCGGAGAGCACCTTCTCCTGTGAATTTTCAGGCGAcccttccagctgtccccagtACGCACAAAACAAGAAGGTGTTCTGGAAGCAAATTACTCGGTCTCTAAAGAGGCAGAAGAACATCTGTGAAGACCCAAAGAGCATCTTAAAATCTAAAATCTGTAGGAAAGGGCCACCGGCTGCTCACCTTAGAATGGTGGCACCACATACTTCCAGAGAAGACAAGCCAGTTCAGCATGGACGGGAGACCCCTCTGGAACCTGATACACCTGGAACTCAGCCAGACAAAGCATCCAGCAATTGTGTTGAAGATGTCGATTATATTGATCAGAGAAAAGTGGCTGAAGAACACTGCTCAGAGTTATGGCGGTCTCTTTGCCATTTCGTCATTTCAATGATACAAGATAAGAAGTGCAAATAG